From the Chanos chanos chromosome 7, fChaCha1.1, whole genome shotgun sequence genome, the window TCTCATGTTATGACATACCCTACTTATTTAAGTTTAACTCGCAAATATCGATGTAGTGttttatgtaattatgtaaCCCCCGTTTGCATCAATTAATTCCATTAAAATCTCGGCGATTAATTTCATTAGGGGCATCTGAGTTATTGAATGGATGTCTGCCTGTGACACAGGTTCAGTTATAATTGACTGAACCCGTTGTGAGTTACTGAACTATCGGGTACATATTATTTTTCAGTCCTTGTTAAATCTTACATCCACAGGTACGGTGTACCTATATTTAGTGCGCTGTATAAAACGAGTCAAGGGATAGGGTAATGGATTTGCGTGTAAAGTTTTGAATGATAGAGCAGAATCTACATGATCTAATGATGAACGTCGGCTATGTAAGACGGGCTCGTGTTAAACTGATAAGGTGAGAGGGTGGCATGTAAACGGAGTTGATATTTGAAACGGTAATTTCATATCCTGAAACCTGCGAGGAGGCAGGCATAAAGGGTTCGCAGAAGTGATCACGTTGACGATTTAATATGTAgactttgttttaaatcatacACTGCGTAACTTGTATAGACATATGTTTGTAACGTTGTACAAAATCGTTAATGGTGATCCACAAATGTGCTTTAATTCCTtcaatacataaatatttttcGTCGCACGTGTCTTTGTAAGGCTCCTCATCGGCATATCAATGTCATAAGCTATTTATACGAAAGTTAAGTAATGGAACTATTAATATGACAGTCTGTCTAAATGTCTAAAAATTGAGTGGATTAAGAATTATTCGAACTTATTTTTATTGTGGTGAGAAATGTTCAGATACGCACGGTTTGGTTTTTATGGTGAGTGGCATGCTGTTGGTGAGTAAGTTCTGTGTAGCTGATGcctttgtgtgcatttgtgactcttttaatttttttttcggggcggggggggggtgtcgttgtgcttttttgtttgtgtgtgaagtggaCACGGTGCAGTGATTGTTTGGGACCATTTTGGGCTGGCTGACCCTATGATTCTTGCAGTTTTACAGGGTCAGCGTCTTAGTCTGATTTTATAAATCAGGTTGTGAGTCTAACATGGTACTGAACAACGTTGGGCTTCAGTATAGACCTCCAGACAAGTTCGTTTGTGTATAAATATGGTTTTAAATGGGTATTGTTTTGTGGTGCACTaagcatttttctgttttacaatgTGTCACATTGTTTTTTACACTGTGTAAGAGATCATGTATACACCATTAACCAATTTCTGTCAAAACTTTGGtgcttttttttggaggggaaaTTGATTGTGTGACTATCATTAAGATATTGAGTTGTATTAAATAAATTTATGACCATTGGTATTTGACTTGTTACTCTAGTGTTACTGGCTGTTTGTGTATTAGCAGGAAATTTGATAATTCAACCAGTTATTTTTTAGTGAGGAATATTTCTTACACCCGTGAGTtaaatttggtgtcatttttGCGCTGCCTGGTGgattttgatgtattttttctCACTGCTGTCATGTACTGTCATTCTTATCATCCTTACACTTTTGTACCGTTTTCTTTAAGTTTTACATTTGCAACAGTTTTAATGAACTTTCACAGGTGAAAAAGTAATAAGTCTGTGAATATTAAACACATCGAACTGTTTTGACAGACACTGTAGTCTTAAGATTAATTTCAAACCTTTAATTAATATGGTATATTATTCAATGCACTACTGTGCATTGTCTGTCAGGAACAtctgctgtggaaaaaaaaaacacttctctctctctctctctctctctctctctctctctcagatgaaaTAATTAATTCTGTGATTCGGCTGTGATTCTGATCATTCcatcccctccctctttttctctctgattgaCAGGTAAGTCATGGAAGGCTCTGCCGGTTATAGAGAAGCGTCCCTTCGTGGAGGAAGCGGAGCGTCTTCGCGTGCAGCACATGCAAGACCACCCCAACTACAAGTACCGCCCACGACGACGTAAACAGGTGAAGAGAATCAAACGTCTGGACTCCGGTTTTATGTTGCCTGGCGGGTCCGACCCACAGGCGCCGCTGGGGATGGAGGGTctgggtggagtgggggggtACCCTCTTCCCCCAGTGGGGCTCTCTCAGACTGGGTTACCCCCATACTGTGAGGCCCAAGCCCTGATGGAGGGTTACAGCTTGCCCACGCCTGACTCCTCCCCTCTGGACGTTGTGGGTAATGAGAGTAGCTTTTTCACTGGCCACGCCCAGGAGGAATGCCACGTCCAGCCACCTTATGGCTATCACCATCAAGAGTATCCACCTCAGGAACACACGCTCAGTAATACGCACTCCCTCATCAATACGAACACGCATAGCAGCTCGCACACTCTCGCGAACGCACACTCGCATAATAATGCTCTCGCTAACCCGCACTCGCAAGCTAACGCGCATGCGCACGCTCTCGCTAACACCCAAACGCACGCTGGCGCACACGCTCAAGTCAACATACCTGGAAGTCTTCTCTCTAATACACATGGgaatacacactctcactcacactgcaacacacacaccagtccaaaTGGTAGCTCTCACCATAATTCACTCACCCACTCccactcgctctctcacactctaTTTAATAGGAACAGGTCTCCTATCTCCGAACAGGCCACACCCTCTGCCTACCTGGGTTGCCACGCCCCTCTGGGTATGTTCTATAGCCCCTCCTCCCAATCGAAACGCTTGCAGGAGCAGCTCTCATCTCCAGCGGACtctcgcacgcacacgcacattcCCTCAGACACGCATGCTCATGTCTCTCCTGATTTGCTAGGTGAGACAGACAACAGTGAATTCGAGCAGTACCTTTCGTATGGGGTTTCCCATGCTCCCCTTCAGGGGTCTGACCTCATCTCAACAGTTCTTTCAGATGCCAGCACTGCGGTCTACTACTGTAACTACAGCAACGCTTGAACGCACCCAGTTAGCGTGACAACAAATTTGATCATACCGACAACATGGCAGCGACCTCACCTGAGCCAACACTGATACAGTCGCAATGTGTCAACctgttttgttgctgtattGATGGCAATAAATGATCATGTCGCCATAGCGATATATGATGGCTTCTTCTGATGTCCTGTGATATTTCTGCAGGTCTTTGGAACAATCAGTGAATTTGATAAAATATCACtggagctttgtttttttcagggttttaattcttgttctttttaaatagcAATATTGCCTTGCCATTGTAAAAAGCAATTGTTTTTATGAgatgatatttacatttaccaTTGTAAGGAGTTAATGAATACatgatttttgtatttttgcacttttttgaaaataaaaattaatatcttttcactattttcttttttattctgagTCATGTAATAAGATGgtattttgtgttgtgctgcagCCCCTGCCTTTCCTGTCCTTGTCAGAACTTTTCTTCCcagacagtgtgtgcatgttattgtgtgtgtgtgtgtgtgtgtgtgtgtgtgtgtggtgtgttttcttACTGTAAGGGAACAGAGATTAACACACATCTTCCTGTTTAAAACAGCTCTTCTGGCACTGATGACTTAAATATGATCGTAATCTCTACACCTTTACTAAACAAAGACCATCATTAACATaaataagtctctctctctcttatacacacacacacacacacacacaaacaatcccGAGGGGGACAGGCCCTGAAAACAACACGTTTTCACGATCACCTGAAAACAGCAtgtgttttaatctgtgaaGAAGAGTGTGTGAATTATATATAGTGTTTAATTGAGGATCATTTTGAGGTGAGAAAGTGTATTTGAGCGTTATTAATAAAGTTTTCTCAGTTTGAAAGGAAGAGGCTCTTTTGAGCAGGTCAGTGACATTGACCTTTCAGTCTCTTTTTAGCAGTTCAACGGAAGCATGTTCCAATGACATattcccaccacacacacacgtacacacacaaacagacatacgcatatacacataaacacacacacacacacacacacacacagacacatgatgtgtgtgtgtgtgtgtatgtgtgtgtgtgtgtgtgtgtatgtgcgcgtgcacCCCAACAAAAGGATTTAatgtgtgaatgcacacacacacaccacacacacaaacacacgatttgtgtgtgtgtgtgtgtgtgtgtgctcacacatTAAATCCTATTGTTGGGGCCACactgtgtgtgacattgtgatttttgtatgtgtgtgtattctgaccTAATGCCCAGACAATGGGCTCTGTCCCCACCCAGAAGCACCTGAAGAGATTGTTTGTGTATGGGAGTTTTAtatggagggggtgggggtaaatCTTGCTAACACCTTAATTAACATAGCTGCTAAAACTACCCTAATGCAGTCCTCAGGCAGAAGGAtacgctctcactctctctctctctctctcacacacacacacatactcacacaaatacagagcTATCATGTTCACTCATAAACAACTTTGCAGACAAAAAGGGAAAAGTTAATGAGTTTGACCAAaaacgtatgtatgtatgtatgtatgtgtatgtatgtagatgTATGTATGACAGCAGTATCACAGTATCATAGACTGTTGCTCAGTAACCCTAAGTTCTGACTTGCAGCAGCGGCAGCTGCGATGGACAGGGTGTCTCCAGTTTAAAATGGaatgtagcgtgtgtgtgtgtgtgtgtgtatgtgtatgtgtgtggtgtgttttttataATCCTTTGAATATGTGTCTCCTCCCTGGCTTTATCACTGTCATAGTCCAGGCTTTCCCAAACCCAGTCCAGTTGTGCTGCCACTAAATATAGCCTCACTTTGGATATGAACTTCTAGCTCTGACACaatacattatttttccctGATTTGCCTTGAAGAGgtataaataacacacacacacacacacatacactttgcCATATTAAAAAGTATGATCAGTCATGTAAAGTTTATAATGAGATATAATGTCATAGCCCTACTCATGCAAATCAGTGGTTctgatttaaataaatgaataaaaaccaggTTGAgtggaagaaaggaaaaatccCCCAGTTTTTGTTAAAACAGCagctcactcacacataaacacacacacacacacacacacacacacacacacacacacacacacacacacagagagagtcatcACTTATATAAAAGCAACATCCTACTGAAGAATGAATATATATAGACTGatgcatttttctcttgtataatacattacatttatCCACAGAGCTTAATTTACATAACGCTTGATTAATTCACATCTTTGTAACTGATATGCAGTTTAAGTATTACATGACATACATTGAATTGATTTAGATAGATATTCCGATGTAACAACTCCTGAACTCCTGTATTTTTGCTTGCACATTGTAATTAACAGATTTCATTAAATCGTCCCCAATGAGACTTAtgattaatgtttttcattgtgttttattttggtggggttttttggaCGTTTGAGAGCACCTGTGTGCGTTTCCCATTTTAGTGACCACCGGCATGCTGACCCATGAAAAGATTCGATGGGAACATCCCCACTCATTCAGGAAACGGCGCTCTCTAAAATTCACAGGGTTCTCTCTATGCTGGGAAAGACAAAAGGATTTCCgccaaaataaaaatacatcaaattacacctaaataaagaaagaaaaaaggggatgCTACtatcacacaggtcagacacctctgtgatagtgtgtgtgtgtgaaggtgtgtgtgtttgtgtgtgtgtgtgtgtgtgtgtgtgcgtgtgtgtgtgcgtgtgtgtgtgtgtgtgaaggtgtgtgtgcttgtgcgtgcatgcgtttCTTTCCCACGAATCTTATTGAGTTCGGGTCACAGACACGTTCCTGTTTATCACACAAGTTCCACATTTTGCACCTGAGCAGAATAGGAACAgacacgcgcgcatgcatgcacgttTCACTGGGATTGTTTTCGGTGCCTTTTTCGTTGTCAGATTAATGGCGATTTTTTGCTTAAATGTTGGCCATCTGTTCACATTTAGACTGTCCCGATTAGGGGTTTTCTCAGCGCGAAAATGGACTTTGACAAAAAAACCATTCTTCCAAAATAGCAACGATGGTCAATACCCCTTAACAGACAAAAGAGGACTTCACTAGCgagttctgttcattttagtGTTACCAGATTTAAATGTCGTCAACCACGCTAAATTCAAACAGCACCTGGATTTATCCCTAAACGTAGGTTAAAAGTTGTATATTATACCGTGTATAATAATTTAGACGATCCCTCATTTTTTAACGATTTATTCTGAACTACTTTTCTTGACTGGAATAATTCATgctactttgtttttgttgttttttttttccaaaaatacaTAGATATAAATTTAATGACTCCGTAAAAAAGATCACCAAACTGCTTGTGAGTACACCGGGCCAAACGCAGGCGCCAAACTATGTTAATGCTTCCACAAAGTCTGATATCGATATCAGAATAGAAATATTCTGGTGTCGTCAAGGCTCACAAGTATCCAATGCTTCGTTTACGTTCTATTcgataattaaattaataattaacCCTGTCTGCTAAAGACGAGAGAGCAAGCTACAGCCGATCAAGTGACTTTCAGAAGTTTATCAAAAACGAGGAATGTTTCTTCTGACCGTCTGGTAGGCGTCTGATTTGTTATTGGTACTGCTGAGTCCCCATACCAGCCGATCAGTCTCAAGTCTCTTTGACGCCGTTAGTTTTATGTTCTCAAGAACACTTGTAAATCAGCTTCGTTTTCTCCTGTGTGaagcagagaggagatgaggttTTATGCATGACATAATGCTACATAGACCATCACACGCAAATATCGAGACCATCACATACAAGAATAGAAAATCCAAGTACATGTACAATAAAAATAAGACAAACTAAAATGTTTTACGTTTCAAAAACAATGTAGGGTAATACGTGAAATGTACGATGATGAAAGAAAGTGAAGTTACAAGAGCTATATGAATTGACTAGGTATTCATGTGAATTCCCACCAGAGGGCGCTCaaattgaatttttattttattttattttagaaatTGTTGCATCTTTTATGAATGAACGATTGGCATATGACCAGCTAGAGAAGTGAATAAATTAATGATAAACCTTTGTATTCCCTATTTACTTTTCTGTCTGGTTTTATTCTGCTTTCTAAAAATGATGCCCAAAGTCTCTGGCGGCTTCATGGAAGTTATCACATCTTAACTCACTAACATTATTTCAACATGCAGAGATGCTGTATTCAGTTTGGTGAGTTACTGGAAAttacagtttcagttttcatcaACAAGGGTAGAAGATGGTTCCACGTGATcgtggaagaagaagaagaagacaagtAGAGGTTGAACTTCTTTTTAATGATGTCAACTTGATTGTGAGTTTGCAGTGCGTCAGGTAACGTATAGCGCCTGTACCTATTATATATAAACGGCCGGAGGAGGTGGAAACTCATGGGTGAGCCCTTAAGTTAGTCTGTCGGGATCTTGGATGAAACACGCGAGAGGAAGGCTGTGGGGAGGAGAGGTCAGAGTTTTTCCCGAACATCAAAGTTTCAGCAGAGCATAATATATTGCGCCactaatttaacacaaaaaagaaaagagaagaatcaACAATCCCGCTGTGAGAATGGGAGAGCGGAATACAGGAACTTAGCAAAGGTTTAGGGAGGTAGAGAGGTATATTGAGAACACTgataaaaaatgtgtgtgtgaaatgcttCAGTATTTTGATTTATGCTGCAGACTAAAAGTGACACTATTGTTCTGGTGTAATCTACTCTGATTAGAAGCCATTTCCTTATGTGACAGAAAAGTCggttcatttttctctttttctctctctttgtgtttgtgtgtgtgtgtgcttcaatcaagtgtgtgtgtctgtgtgcttatatgtacgtgtgtattgtgtgtgtgtgtgtgtgtgtgtgtgtgcacatggtgtgtgtatgtgtttatgtgtttatgtgtgcgtgtgtgtatgtacgtgcatgtgtgtgtgtgtgtgtgtgtctcagaggaAAGGTCCGTGTATGACCTGTCAGATTAGAGGTTGGCATTACGAGGGGCGGCGGTCAGATTGGGCCATCATTCATTCGGAGCATTGGGAATTCCACTGGAAAAGCGGTCAGGACCTGGAG encodes:
- the sox17 gene encoding transcription factor SOX-17, with amino-acid sequence MSSPDAGYSSDDQNQARGASSVMMPGMGQCAWVDPLSPLTDTKAKSDACSGGPGRGKSEPRIRRPMNAFMVWAKDERKRLAQQNPDLHNAELSKMLGKSWKALPVIEKRPFVEEAERLRVQHMQDHPNYKYRPRRRKQVKRIKRLDSGFMLPGGSDPQAPLGMEGLGGVGGYPLPPVGLSQTGLPPYCEAQALMEGYSLPTPDSSPLDVVGNESSFFTGHAQEECHVQPPYGYHHQEYPPQEHTLSNTHSLINTNTHSSSHTLANAHSHNNALANPHSQANAHAHALANTQTHAGAHAQVNIPGSLLSNTHGNTHSHSHCNTHTSPNGSSHHNSLTHSHSLSHTLFNRNRSPISEQATPSAYLGCHAPLGMFYSPSSQSKRLQEQLSSPADSRTHTHIPSDTHAHVSPDLLGETDNSEFEQYLSYGVSHAPLQGSDLISTVLSDASTAVYYCNYSNA